A window of Hevea brasiliensis isolate MT/VB/25A 57/8 chromosome 14, ASM3005281v1, whole genome shotgun sequence contains these coding sequences:
- the LOC131172903 gene encoding receptor-like protein EIX2, with the protein MDSKLKLSQSAGDPLIDIQQYGKLVGRLLYLTSTRPDLSFATQQVRCVDSHKSITGYCIFLGGSFICWRAKKQSTVSRSSLEEEYRALASTTCELQWLCYLLKDFHVPHSNPALLFCDNKSALQIAANPTFHECTRHIEIYCYLTFQFLWIICLLSGELICGGVAQLVHCNAAEREALLDLKMGLNDSWNRLSSWHGTNCGQWSGIACHNTTGAVLAVDLPNSSGRQPLGGEIRASLAKLKSLKHLDLSGNNFTGKIPHFLSSLENLQYLNLSYAGFSGAIPPNLGNLSSLQFLDVSYWGLTVDNLEWVSGLLSLKYLAMNSVDLSKLGGEWIEPLNKLPLLSELHLEYCGLSGFSYSLPSLNFTSLKVLNLQGSLFKAKLPTWLANISSLVSVDIGNSWLTGRIPLGFGELPNLQSLKLNYNLKLSASCFQLFARSWKKIQILDLSINGLHGRLPTLLGNMTSLIHFDLHFNYIEGGIPSSIGKLSNLQYIDLSLNNLTGSLPDSIGQLKNLVELRLNNNLLQGSIPSSIGNLQRLTTLTLASNKLNGTLPDSIGLLSELSSLDVSLNKLTGVISEAHFHRLGKLEKISLSENSFVLNVSSIWVPPFQVIALEMGSCHLGTSFPSWLRSQKQVLVLDFSGAGISGSIPNCLEGHIPNPFNIISYATVDLSSNQFKGPIPLPNVILLDLSNNQFSGSIPENIGQVMSVLSFLSLSGNKLTGAIPASVGELSLDVLDLSKNNLAGSIPSSIGNCSSLTVLDLQKNNLSGGIPNSIGQITGLQTLHLSNNQLSGKIPSSLQNLSKLETLDFGNNMLTGNLPRWIGEAFPRLRILSLRSNKFSGELPLALSNSSSLQILDLAENQLNGSIPASLSNLKAMTQQQSVNHYLLYGTLSEHHNYQENIYVTINGLGLRYTRTLSLLTCIDMSGNKLSGELPEAITKLVGLEVLNLSRNHISGQIPESISELRQLLSLDLSGNRLSGPIPQSISSLTFLGSLNVSNNNLSGIIPSTNQMSTFNASSFAGNPGLCGDPLTVKCSNDSNNGGDNYPDGGGKADQTDNGNGFIDKWFYMSIGVGFAAGLLLPYLVFAMKRSWGGVYFAFVDGTAYRLSSEKMKAAARRRNRGAR; encoded by the exons ATGGACAGCAAGTTGAAACTTAGTCAATCAGCAGGTGATCCTCTCATTGACATTCAACAGTATGGAAAACTTGTTGGCAGGCTTTTGTATCTCACTTCTACAAGGCCGGATCTTTCTTTTGCCACACAACAAGTAA GATGTGTGGATTCTCACAAATCTATAACTGGTTATTGTATTTTTCTTGGAGGGTCATTTATATGTTGGAGAGCTAAGAAGCAATCAACAGTATCTCGATCCTCTTTAGAAGAAGAGTATCGAGCACTAGCTTCAACAACTTGTGAGTTACAGTGGTTGTGTTACTTGCTCAAAGATTTCCATGTTCCTCACTCAAACCCAGCACTTCTTTTCTGTGATAATAAATCAGCTCTCCAGATTGCTGCTAATCCCACCTTCCATGAATGTACTAGGCATATTGAGATATATTGCTATCTG ACCTTTCAATTTCTTTGGATCATCTGTCTGTTATCTGGAGAATTAATTTGTGGTGGGGTTGCTCAATTGGTGCACTGCAATGCAGCTGAGAGAGAGGCTCTTCTTGACCTCAAAATGGGTCTTAATGATAGCTGGAATCGGCTTTCCTCATGGCATGGAACCAATTGCGGTCAATGGTCAGGAATAGCTTGTCACAATACAACTGGTGCTGTTCTCGCAGTTGATCTCCCAAATTCATCAGGTCGTCAGCCATTAGGTGGGGAGATTAGAGCTTCACTTGCAAAACTTAAGTCCTTGAAACATCTGGATTTAAGTGGGAACAATTTCACTGGTAAAATTCCTCATTTCTTGTCCTCTTTGGAGAACTTGCAATATCTAAACCTGTCATATGCTGGGTTTAGTGGTGCAATTCCTCCAAATCTTGGAAACCTCTCTAGCTTGCAGTTCCTTGATGTCTCTTATTGGGGTTTAACTGTTGATAATCTTGAATGGGTGAGCGGTCTTCTTTCACTAAAATATTTGGCAATGAATTCTGTAGACCTTTCAAAGTTAGGTGGAGAATGGATTGAGCCATTAAACAAGCTTCCACTTTTATCTGAGTTGCACTTAGAATATTGTGGTTTATCTGGTTTCTCctattctcttccttctcttaatTTTACTTCGCTTAAAGTCCTAAACCTTCAGGGCAGCCTCTTCAAGGCTAAGTTGCCAACTTGGCTTGCGAACATTAGCAGCCTTGTATCTGTTGACATCGGAAATAGCTGGTTGACTGGAAGGATTCCACTTGGTTTTGGTGAATTACCAAATTTGCAGTCATTGAAGCttaattataatttgaaactcTCAGCAAGTTGCTTCCAACTATTTGCAAGAAGCTGGAAAAAGATACAAATTCTTGATTTATCTATCAATGGGTTACATGGTAGACTTCCTACTCTTCTTGGAAATATGACATCTCTTATTCATTTTGATTTACACTTCAATTATATTGAGGGTGGGATTCCAAGCTCCATTGGCAAGCTTTCTAATTTGCAGTACATTGACTTGTCGTTAAACAACCTGACGGGAAGTTTACCAGATTCAATTGGCCAGCTCAAGAATCTTGTCGAACTCCGGTTGAACAATAACTTGCTTCAAGGTTCAATTCCTTCTTCCATTGGAAACTTACAGCGTTTGACTACCCTCACGCTTGCGTCAAATAAGCTAAATGGTACTCTGCCTGATAGCATTGGATTGCTCTCTGAGTTGTCTTCCCTTGATGTTTCTCTCAATAAATTGACAGGCGTTATTTCAGAAGCACATTTTCATAGGCTGGGGAAACTGGAGAAAATTAGTTTATCAGAAAATTCTTTCGTTTTGAATGTAAGCTCCATTTGGGTCCCGCCTTTCCAAGTCATTGCCTTGGAGATGGGTTCATGCCATCTAGGTACGTCCTTCCCTTCTTGGCTTAGATCTCAAAAACAGGTCCTCGTTTTAGATTTCTCAGGGGCTGGTATTTCCGGTTCTATCCCAAATTG TTTAGAGGGTCATATACCAAATCCATTCAATATAATTTCCTATGCAACTGTTGATTTGAGCTCCAACCAATTCAAAGGACCCATTCCTCTTCCAAATGTCATCTTACTAGATCTTTCTAATAACCAGTTCTCCGGTAGTATACCAGAAAATATTGGTCAAGTCATGTCAGTGTTGTCATTTCTTTCACTTTCTGGTAACAAGTTGACGGGTGCAATCCCAGCCTCAGTCGGAGAGTTATCGCTCGATGTCCTTGACCTCTCAAAAAATAACTTGGCAGGAAGTATTCCTTCAAGCATAGGAAATTGTTCTTCTCTCACTGTTCTAGACCTTCAAAAAAACAATTTGTCTGGTGGGATTCCAAACTCTATAGGTCAGATAACTGGGCTTCAAACACTTCACTTGAGCAACAACCAACTCTCAGGAAAAATTCCATCATCTCTTCAGAATTTGTCAAAGTTGGAAACTTTAGACTTCGGAAACAACATGTTGACAGGAAATTTACCACGATGGATTGGAGAAGCTTTTCCGCGTCTCAGGATACTTAGTCTCaggtcaaataaattttctggagaACTTCCTTTGGCACTTTCAAATTCGAGTTCCCTGCAAATTTTGGATCTGGCAGAAAACCAATTAAATGGTTCCATTCCTGCTAGCTTGAGCAATCTTAAAGCCATGACTCAACAGCAGAGCGTTAACCATTATTTGCTTTATGGAACTCTTTCTGAACATCACAATTACCAAGAGAACATATATGTGACCATAAATGGCCTTGGATTAAGGTACACTAGGACTCTTTCCCTGCTAACCTGTATAGATATGTCTGGAAACAAATTAAGTGGAGAACTTCCTGAAGCAATAACAAAATTAGTTGGTTTGGAAGTTTTGAATCTATCAAGAAACCACATCAGTGGCCAGATTCCTGAGAGCATTTCAGAATTGCGTCAGTTGTTATCTCTTGATCTCTCAGGCAATAGGCTTTCAGGTCCTATTCCCCAAAGCATATCTTCATTGACATTTCTGGGGAGTTTGAATGTGTCAAACAATAACCTGTCAGGCATAATACCTTCTACAAATCAGATGTCAACTTTTAATGCATCCTCTTTCGCTGGGAACCCTGGTCTATGTGGAGATCCTCTTACGGTGAAGTGTTCTAATGATTCAAACAATGGAGGAGACAATTATCCAGATGGTGGAGGGAAAGCAGATCAGACTGACAATGGCAATGGCTTCATTGATAAGTGGTTTTACATGAGCATTGGGGTGGGATTCGCAGCAGGTTTATTGCTTCCTTATTTAGTTTTTGCAATGAAAAGGTCTTGGGGTGGAGTATACTTTGCATTTGTGGATGGAACTGCTTATAGATTGTCAAGTGAGAAAATGAAAGCAGCTGCAAGAAGAAGAAATCGGGGCGCTCGTTGa